A genomic segment from Nicotiana sylvestris chromosome 1, ASM39365v2, whole genome shotgun sequence encodes:
- the LOC104231244 gene encoding squamosa promoter-binding-like protein 8 isoform X3: protein MLDYEWETGGEETTQETDQNDQFFDPFVNPLAHFSPIRNHLDQQQQQQIQNHQFPQFQTTPNNNHFSSLYNPHTYDVPYSQTHHTSMLSLQPTGSTGFNTVLPKSELQFMGGIDFTNTSRIGLNLGGRTYFASSEDDFVNRLFRRTRAVEAGSPKCQADGCNADLTHAKHYHRRHKVCEFHSKAATVIAAGVTQRFCQQCSRFHDLSKFDNGKRSCRKRLADHNRRRRKNQQVINKKQPQQETASLSDKLNSISS, encoded by the exons ATGCTGGACTATGAATGGGAAACTGGCGGCGAGGAAACCACCCAAGAAACTGACCAAAACGATCAATTTTTTGACCCTTTTGTCAACCCTCTTGCCCATTTTTCACCTATAAGAAACCACCtcgaccaacaacaacaacaacaaatacaaaatcatcaatttcCCCAATTTCAAACAACTCCAAATAACAACCATTTTAGCTCCTTGTACAACCCACACACTTATGATGTTCCCTACTCTCAAACACATCATACATCCATGCTTTCTCTACAACCTACTGGTTCGACCGGGTTCAATACGGTTTTACCAAAAAGCGAACTCCAGTTTATGGGTGGTATTGATTTCACTAATACTAGTAGGATTGGGTTGAATTTGGGCGGAAGAACTTATTTTGCATCGTCGGAAGACGATTTCGTGAACCGGCTTTTCCGACGGACTAGGGCGGTGGAGGCCGGTTCGCCGAAGTGCCAAGCTGACGGCTGCAACGCTGATCTCACTCATGCAAAGCACTACCACCGACGACATAAAGTGTGTGAGTTTCACTCAAAAGCTGCCACCGTTATTGCCGCCGGTGTGACTCAGCGCTTCTGCCAACAATGCAGCAG GTTCCATGATCTGTCAAAATTCGATAATGGTAAAAGAAGTTGCCGGAAAAGATTGGCAGATCACAACCGGAGAAGGAGGAAGAATCAGCAAGTAATCAACAAGAAACAGCCTCAACAAGAAACAGCCTCATTATCCGACAAGCTTAATTCAA TCTCCAGCTGA
- the LOC104231244 gene encoding squamosa promoter-binding-like protein 8 isoform X2 produces the protein MLDYEWETGGEETTQETDQNDQFFDPFVNPLAHFSPIRNHLDQQQQQQIQNHQFPQFQTTPNNNHFSSLYNPHTYDVPYSQTHHTSMLSLQPTGSTGFNTVLPKSELQFMGGIDFTNTSRIGLNLGGRTYFASSEDDFVNRLFRRTRAVEAGSPKCQADGCNADLTHAKHYHRRHKVCEFHSKAATVIAAGVTQRFCQQCSRFHDLSKFDNGKRSCRKRLADHNRRRRKNQQVINKKQPQQETASLSDKLNSTESGAHSSTVTVAISPPSNSMDCFRQRAYQLAASGGATRWQGESIDTHSSENYTA, from the exons ATGCTGGACTATGAATGGGAAACTGGCGGCGAGGAAACCACCCAAGAAACTGACCAAAACGATCAATTTTTTGACCCTTTTGTCAACCCTCTTGCCCATTTTTCACCTATAAGAAACCACCtcgaccaacaacaacaacaacaaatacaaaatcatcaatttcCCCAATTTCAAACAACTCCAAATAACAACCATTTTAGCTCCTTGTACAACCCACACACTTATGATGTTCCCTACTCTCAAACACATCATACATCCATGCTTTCTCTACAACCTACTGGTTCGACCGGGTTCAATACGGTTTTACCAAAAAGCGAACTCCAGTTTATGGGTGGTATTGATTTCACTAATACTAGTAGGATTGGGTTGAATTTGGGCGGAAGAACTTATTTTGCATCGTCGGAAGACGATTTCGTGAACCGGCTTTTCCGACGGACTAGGGCGGTGGAGGCCGGTTCGCCGAAGTGCCAAGCTGACGGCTGCAACGCTGATCTCACTCATGCAAAGCACTACCACCGACGACATAAAGTGTGTGAGTTTCACTCAAAAGCTGCCACCGTTATTGCCGCCGGTGTGACTCAGCGCTTCTGCCAACAATGCAGCAG GTTCCATGATCTGTCAAAATTCGATAATGGTAAAAGAAGTTGCCGGAAAAGATTGGCAGATCACAACCGGAGAAGGAGGAAGAATCAGCAAGTAATCAACAAGAAACAGCCTCAACAAGAAACAGCCTCATTATCCGACAAGCTTAATTCAA CTGAATCAGGAGCACATTCATCAACAGTGACAGTGGCCATATCACCACCAAGTAATTCAATGGATTGTTTTAGGCAAAGAGCATATCAGCTAGCTGCCAGTGGCGGAGCCACTCGTTGGCAAGGGGAGTCAATTGACACTCATTCGTCGGAAAATTATACAGCGTAG
- the LOC104231244 gene encoding squamosa promoter-binding-like protein 8 isoform X1, whose product MLDYEWETGGEETTQETDQNDQFFDPFVNPLAHFSPIRNHLDQQQQQQIQNHQFPQFQTTPNNNHFSSLYNPHTYDVPYSQTHHTSMLSLQPTGSTGFNTVLPKSELQFMGGIDFTNTSRIGLNLGGRTYFASSEDDFVNRLFRRTRAVEAGSPKCQADGCNADLTHAKHYHRRHKVCEFHSKAATVIAAGVTQRFCQQCSRFHDLSKFDNGKRSCRKRLADHNRRRRKNQQVINKKQPQQETASLSDKLNSKSPAESGAHSSTVTVAISPPSNSMDCFRQRAYQLAASGGATRWQGESIDTHSSENYTA is encoded by the exons ATGCTGGACTATGAATGGGAAACTGGCGGCGAGGAAACCACCCAAGAAACTGACCAAAACGATCAATTTTTTGACCCTTTTGTCAACCCTCTTGCCCATTTTTCACCTATAAGAAACCACCtcgaccaacaacaacaacaacaaatacaaaatcatcaatttcCCCAATTTCAAACAACTCCAAATAACAACCATTTTAGCTCCTTGTACAACCCACACACTTATGATGTTCCCTACTCTCAAACACATCATACATCCATGCTTTCTCTACAACCTACTGGTTCGACCGGGTTCAATACGGTTTTACCAAAAAGCGAACTCCAGTTTATGGGTGGTATTGATTTCACTAATACTAGTAGGATTGGGTTGAATTTGGGCGGAAGAACTTATTTTGCATCGTCGGAAGACGATTTCGTGAACCGGCTTTTCCGACGGACTAGGGCGGTGGAGGCCGGTTCGCCGAAGTGCCAAGCTGACGGCTGCAACGCTGATCTCACTCATGCAAAGCACTACCACCGACGACATAAAGTGTGTGAGTTTCACTCAAAAGCTGCCACCGTTATTGCCGCCGGTGTGACTCAGCGCTTCTGCCAACAATGCAGCAG GTTCCATGATCTGTCAAAATTCGATAATGGTAAAAGAAGTTGCCGGAAAAGATTGGCAGATCACAACCGGAGAAGGAGGAAGAATCAGCAAGTAATCAACAAGAAACAGCCTCAACAAGAAACAGCCTCATTATCCGACAAGCTTAATTCAA AGTCTCCAGCTGAATCAGGAGCACATTCATCAACAGTGACAGTGGCCATATCACCACCAAGTAATTCAATGGATTGTTTTAGGCAAAGAGCATATCAGCTAGCTGCCAGTGGCGGAGCCACTCGTTGGCAAGGGGAGTCAATTGACACTCATTCGTCGGAAAATTATACAGCGTAG